The sequence CCTAATCTACAAATTAATTTCTAATATTGACTAAATTAATTAATccggtttccctcctaaaatggagtaaataaaattttacacaatttttattttgcaccagtttttatttatatatcagCTTAGCTCGTACAACACTTTctaatagaaataaatattacattttattaaatgaattataaataataGAAAGAAATACTATATTATATTCTAATTAAACTAAACAATTTTTCATACCAACAAACTATTTTTTGCACACTTTCTAAACTTCATCTTTGACttgtatttgtttcattttgccttttttttttttaaacttaatgattaattacaatgaattgaatcatttttatgtattttttttagcattcatttggttattaaataattggtaAATTGATTGTCAGCTAATGGAAATGATCAATTATACattgtttaaacaaaaataaaaaagattattatgcaTCCAGATTTTtaccttttatttctttttctttctttttttttttacttaaaatcgATTGACAATGAATTGAatgatttttatgtatttttttttagcattcatTTGACGCATTAAATAATTGGTGACTTGATTGTCAGCTCATTGAAATGAACAATtatacatggtaaaaaaatatatatatatataaaaaaaaaaaagattattatgcatccagatatttacattttttgtttttgttttctcaagaataaaaaaaatgcacaagtttGTCTATGAAGTCCAGCGTTTGTTCCCCTTGCGTGCAGGAGCAAGACGTACGACATGCTGCAATACTACCAGAACCAAATTCCCTACTGAGCCGCTCGACGCCGACGCAGCAATAAGTCCAAATGACCCGATCGGAACCTTTGAATCGTTTCCTGGTTTCACCAAGAGAGCTATTTCCAACAAATCGCCCTTTAACTGTTTGccgtcatcttcatcatcatcatcatcactccaGTGCACTTTATTTCTTGCAGTATTCAAGAGATGACCACCAAAACCAtctgcagtgtttttttttaatgttttgaagCGTCATATTTGTGCGTATGCGTGCGTTATTTATCAGGCCACGAGGACAAATCATCACTGATGTGTGTGACATTCCGGAGCGCCACTAGTGCATTctgggaattattattattattttttttttaaatgtatgtatgtttagCCCAGTGTCTCCCAACTTTTTTTGAGCCAAGAAacatattgtacatgaaaaaatatcaacttttattcaacattttttaattattatttattattaatattaagggaaaaaaataaattagaaatgagcattagagtatagctaaacatcatgatttgaaatgtgttgaaaacactacaaaaaagagcttgttgcaacatgaccctggctgatctcttatactctgctgccatcagCTGGCCATTTTTATCATTACTACCCTacctagcattaaaaacaaacaaaaaaaaacaaaaacaaacgtataaatacgtgtttgggacacaacgttaagaattacatccactgtatatttaaacataaaacataatTCGTTTCTAAAACATTggtagcctagcgctaacaggaagttagcattaactttccttcaaataatgaatatccacacacaaatcttgtcgCAAGGCACAAATTtgtcccaatgtgtgaaaaacgagaTATTTTCATCTAATTCAATcgtaactttcttctgtactcacttttaaGCATGTGTTTATATTGTATGGAAGATACAAaaatggttgggaatcactggtcTAAAAAcaatcgtttttgttttttttgttgttgtttttcagccCACTGAGCCACTTTTGTCGCAAACGTGTGCACGCGTTGAACCCGTTTGGAAACATtccttgtgcgtgtgtgtcatgTGACCACTTCTCACAGctcaaaacaaaacggaaaaaaaaagaagacgagaGAAAAGCCATGTTTTACTTGAGGCGAGCAAGTCTcccatatgcaaaaaaaataagaataatccaCGTGCTGTTTTGAGCttggtgattttgttgttgtgaatCTCGAGTACGTGTCGTGACGTCACCTCACGTCTGTCGAACCCAACACGCTTGCTTCAACATGCGACTTGTTTGAACGCGAACCAACGATCGCATCATCCGCCGTGAAAACGTTTGGCAACGTTTATGTCCGTAAGTTTCAtttgagaaatgtttttgtttgttttcaatgtttgttGGCGCCAGCTGTCAAGAACACATctgctgttttaaaaataaatcataaaaaaaagtcacattgaaGTCTTTCTACAAGTTTCTTTCATTACTAGTCTACAGTCTTCAATACACATACATGTGACATGTCACAATATGGCTAATTGACATAACCCCGCCCACATAGAGTTTCTCAGCCAATGACTTTGAAGCAAGGCTTCAAACCCAAAAAGGTCAACAAATCTGCATTTAGCTAACAGCGCAGCAACGTTAGCATTTGATCATAGCTAACCAGTTAGTAGAGCGTTAGCTTGATTTGATTGCTAGCTGTTCCTAACTGTAAAAaattcattttcacatttccaaGTCAATAAGTTCACTTTTAGCCATACGTGccccgttgaagtcacagggcggccatcttgttactcctaCTTCGTGAGTCGACTACTGTATCAATTATACGTTTATGTACAGTACCgatatatacagctcgtaggcagttagtaagtccatttggcagaggcatcttctgctgaattacagttagaattctttaataaaacaaaaatatatccaAGTTTCCACCTGTATtaaacatcatgaagcatataatttatacatgtaaggcaagttgtaaaatgtctgaagtcctcttgtttatgtttaccaaatttaaaacaccacaattcatgctgtttctattaagtattgtctcaaatattctccaattttgatactgtaaatgtataggatcgtatgctgagaaacggttcttgggaggagcaatatggcggcctggcGGCCTCAAAATGCTATCCAGTCAGCGCTGTTTACTTACGAGCACTTCCGgtgaatgaaactttttttttcttctttattcaCTCAATAATCAATACACAAAATAAGATTGAATACAAACATTGTATACAATACAAACAATTAGAACAAAGAACACGCCAGGGAagttaaaacatataaataaatgatagttTTTACAGTTTTCGTATACTACTTCCGGTGtatgaaacgtttttttttaatgctttagttATAAGATACAAGAACAGTAAAAACTACTGTATAACAATATACATGAACAATATAAACACAAATACTCCGGCGTATGTATGAAACAGGTACACTTCCAGCGAGGTGCGGTGACGTCACAGGGATGGGCAGGTGGTCACGTGTTGTCGGGAGGCGGGCGGAAATGCTCCGTCTACGGCGTCGCACCAGAAACTTTCTGTCATGAAGAAGAGCAacaagaggagaaaaaaaaaaacgagacaaGAAAACAACAAGACGGTAAGACGAACTTGTTGACCGGTACCGATGGAGGTTCGGTTCGGAAAAGCGAAAGTTAACGTGACGAAGGTGAAGCTCgcgagacaggaagtgaggtgcaCCTCGCGCCGAGTGAAACCGGTCCAACTAGACAAGAACGCGGACGAGTTCACCATTAAAGTGGTTTGaacttttggattttttgggTCGAGAATGTTTGCATGAAGTACACAATttgtgtttttccatttttttgtttgttttttctttctgtcgaGTGTAAACACGTTACGCAAGTTACTCGAACACGAGGTGGCAATTTGTTAAGAGAATAAATGTACATTTTCGAGTCTAGAAAGTCATCATTTAtcgacgtttaaaaaaaatgatgcgtTCGCGAACCACAAGAATGTCGTAAAGATCTCtttggatttgtattttttaatcatgtcaTAGTTTTGGCTTCCTTGTTGTCTATGTTTGAAATAAATTGAAGATTCTCAGTGCCTCATTaacgaaaatattttttttagtaatgcTAAATTTAACTTATTATTTTGGCTTCTTCGTTGTCTTTTTATTAAAGTGTATCTGTGCGTTTGTCtctttttgtacttttattggtgtttttatttaatgtggTGTGTTTTTAATTTCGTTATTAGTGCTATATTAAATAAAGTTGTGTTCGAATTGGAATTGTTGacgttttacttatttattcatgtgtcacaataatataaataatatatataaataaataaatacatacatataataatgtataaaatgaataaatataatataaatataataaataaatacatccatttatatataaaataatttagaaatttaccattttgtcatttttcaaaatgatGCATTTGCAAGCctcaacaatgtaaaaaaaaaaaaatccctcaccCTCGCTATTATCTTTTTTGTTTACTCGTTGTCTTTATTTGAATTATtgatattttatgtatttattaccctcctcatatatatatatatatattttttaacgtcttctttttccaaatatccCTCATACTCACCAATATGTATCGTTGACGTCGGCGAGCCAATCAGGGCGCGTTCAGGAAGTGCtgattgctgctgctgttttttgCGCTCAGGTGATAATCGGCGACGCACAAACGAGCTGGACTCGCGTCGGGTGGTCAACGTAAGTGCGGACGAGTGACTGCGTGTCAGCCAGCGAGGTATCGAACAACATTTTCAATCTGTGTTGAAACTCCTCCTCCCAATCATCAGCGGGTGTTCGTTTCCGATTGGCTGACCACAGTGTCTCTCCGCGTCGCCACCCGCTGGCCGGGAGACGCACTGCGGACGCGGCTAGCATGAAGGATTCTGGGTAACTTTTGTGCTTTTCTGGCTCTGAcgcttttcttcttctctggtGACTTTTTTTGCTTTGGGAAAAACTGTGAATTTTGACATTTGTGGTTTTATGCTAATGTGGCTACCGCTTTGTGGGCAGGGTTCCCCCCCACCATCCCCGATGTTCCATGGTGACGAGTACCTGGGCCGCACTGAGCATGTCCGCCAGGCGCCTCACTACGACCAGGTCCCGCCGGGCACGTTGCCCCGCGACGACGACCCTTACGAGCCTCCGCCCCTTCTGAGCGCCCAGTCGGCGCCCTACTTCGCCCTGAGCGCCGACCCgcttccgccgccgccgctgcccgACCAGCTTCCCGTCGGACTCGAGTACAACGGCGACGGGTGCGTACGCCCGACGGAAGCCCACAGTTgcggctttctttttttttttgggcactcccaaaaattcattattattttaattttttatgtttattatttattcatattttgattatttatttatttgttatattaCTTGTTTGTTTACGGGTTGCGATGCGAACCAAAATTGGAGTAACATTTTTGAGTGGATTGAGGAAAAATACGAAACCAGTTTTAATTTATGCTTTCTAGGACCCGACCGGTTAATCGGCCGCCGAtcataatcggccgattattggtcTTCAGCACAtctgccaaaacaatcggccaattgggccaaatggccgattattttcgACCACGGCTGGACAAAAGTAGTACCTGCCCGATCCGCTTTTATCCGATTAATCAATGGAATGATCAGTAAATATTTGAAAACACGATTTGTGTCAATTACAGCTGTCAAAGttcatcgattaatcgacaatcgatgatcaaattaatcaacaactattttaataatcgggtaatcgtttttaattttttccaaATTCTCTGATTTGAGGATATCTACAGGAATTGTTTGCTGATTTCTGACATTAAAATGAgtctgattagtcgattaattgattgaatgcGTGATAGCTTAATCAATTCAAAAAAATACTCGATAGTTGACGGAATCGTTTGAACTTTCAGCCGCAGCGAGGGCGCCGCCACCGAGCCGGACCCGGACCCGGCCCTGGACATCAAACCGGTGCACCGCTTCATCCCCGACTCGTGGAAGAACTTCTTCCGGGCCAGCGATCGCAGCAGCAAAAAGGGGGCGTGGCCCGAGTCCTCGGCGCCCTCATGTGAcaagcacaacaacaacagcaccaGCGAGGGCGTGCGCTGCTCGCCGCCCCCCACGCCGTCCGTCTACCGGGACCCGTACGGCGGCAGCAGCTACAACTCGGGCAAGGAGCTCCTGGAGCTGGGCGAGTCGGCGTCGGGGCGCACGTACCGCACGGCGCTCACCTACGAGGAGCGCGTGGAGGAGTACCAGCAGCGCTACGCCTTCATGAAGTCGTGGGCGGGGCTCCTGCGCATCCTGGCCTGCGTGGAGCTGCTGCTGGGCGCCGCCGTCTTCGCCTGCGTCTGCGCCTACATCCACAAGGACAACGAGTGGTTCAACATGTTCGGGTACTCGGCGCCGGGCGGGGCCTACGCCGGCGGCGGGCTCTACGGCGGCGGCGGACTGGGCGGGACCACCTACACGGGGCCCAAGACGGCGTTCGTGCTGGTGGTGGCCGGCCTGGCCTGGCTGGTGACGGTCATCGTGCTGGTGCTGGGCATGACCATGTACTACCGCACCATCCTGCTGGACTCCACCTGGTGGCCGCTCACCGAGTTTGTCATCAACCTGGCGCTCGCGCTGCTCTACATGGCCGCAGGTACGACCCGCgcgcacaaaacaaaaaaaatggacgcagttttcctgttttgtgCACTTATTGGACAACGGGTGAAGTGGGTAAAGTAGATCACAATGCACATTagcttagcgtgctaacttagcattagtttagcattagcttagcatgctaacctagcattgcCATagtgtgctaacttagcattagtttagcattagcttagaatgctaacctagcatgctaaatttgcattagcattagcttaaaaTGATAACTGCATCAAATCTTACAATTGGTCAAATTGGAATTAGTTTTCCTTGTTTGTATACTTTTTGGAcaacgggtcaaattgacccgggaaCCCAAATGGTGAAGTGAGTTAAGTAGATCACAATGTTGTTTTGATTgaagcttagcattagcttatcaTTATCTTAGGattagtttagcatgctaacttagcattggcttctaattagcttagcatgctaacctagcatgctaaatttacattagcgttagcttagcattgccatagtgtgctaacttagcattgtcttagcattagcttagcatcagcattagcttagcatgctaacctagcatgtTAGATTTACATtagtttagcattagcttagcataatTTAGCATCAAGTTTTAGAATGGGTCAAATTGAGCCGttgtaagaatttttttttttgtaattaggcATCGTGTACGTGCGCGACACCACGCGCGGCGGCCTGTGCTCGTACCCGGTGTTCAACAACGGCCTGAACGGCGCCTTTTGCCGGACGGAGGCGGGCCAGACGGCCGCcatcatcttcctcttcctcaacATGATCGTCTACCTGATCGGCGCCGGCGTCAGCCTCAAGCTGTGGCGCCACGAGGCGGCGCGACGATACCGGCAGAGCGGCCGGGACCA comes from Festucalex cinctus isolate MCC-2025b chromosome 15, RoL_Fcin_1.0, whole genome shotgun sequence and encodes:
- the marveld2a gene encoding MARVEL domain-containing protein 2, whose product is MFHGDEYLGRTEHVRQAPHYDQVPPGTLPRDDDPYEPPPLLSAQSAPYFALSADPLPPPPLPDQLPVGLEYNGDGRSEGAATEPDPDPALDIKPVHRFIPDSWKNFFRASDRSSKKGAWPESSAPSCDKHNNNSTSEGVRCSPPPTPSVYRDPYGGSSYNSGKELLELGESASGRTYRTALTYEERVEEYQQRYAFMKSWAGLLRILACVELLLGAAVFACVCAYIHKDNEWFNMFGYSAPGGAYAGGGLYGGGGLGGTTYTGPKTAFVLVVAGLAWLVTVIVLVLGMTMYYRTILLDSTWWPLTEFVINLALALLYMAAGIVYVRDTTRGGLCSYPVFNNGLNGAFCRTEAGQTAAIIFLFLNMIVYLIGAGVSLKLWRHEAARRYRQSGRDQVQQSEFVAAQSLLVPAGAPAGTKTPRQESSVASVQDAPIALAPKILQGAIPSGHIPKPVIVPDYIAKYPSIRSEEERDQYRAVFNDQYAEYKELHGDVQAACSKFDEMDDLMRGLPPQPASQMEADRINRIRQEFQRKKNDPTFLEKKERCDYLKNKLSHIKQKIQEYDKVMEWNDGDYREAGR